Genomic segment of Nostoc sp. TCL240-02:
GCTCAGTTCAGCCTTAACCTCTTGCATTACTGGACGCGCGAAGAATTATTAAATTATGGAGTACAGCATTCATGCAGTGAAGAGATTACTCAGTCATTAACGAGCGATCGGCGCTGTGGTGTGATGCTGAAATTCGAGGATGCTAGCCCAGACTTGTTTGCTAAATTGATGACAGATGCGCCCCAGTGGACTGAACGGATGGCTTGATTTGTTGATCCGCACACCAAAAACACCAGTAGTCTGTCAATAAAAATTTGAGGGATGAATCAATTTTTCAATTTCTCTTTTTTCTCTTCCTTTTACGAATTACTTGTTGTACCAAGTTTTTCGCCACTGCTGCATTTGCTTAATCTCTGTATTTTGTGCTTTGATAATTGCTTGAGCTAATTTTTTGATTTCAGGGCGCTGAGACTTACTTAAGGCATCTTTTGCCATTCTTACAGCACCTTCGTGGTGAGGAATCATCGCATTGATAAAGCGCAAATCAAACTCAGTATCAGCTGCACCTAAATCTTGACTCATCATCATAGTTTTCATTTGGTCAGATGACATTTCCATCGTATGGCCCATTTGACTGTTGTAAGCCATTGGTTTATCTCCCGCTTTGGGATACCAAGCTTGTCGCCACTGCTTCATCTGAGTGATTTCTTGGTTTTGCGATTTGATGATATCGCCTGCTAATTTTTTGATTTCAGGACGTTTTGATTTCACCTGTGCAACATTCGCCATTTCCACAGCCCCTTGATGGTGCGGTATCATAGCGTCGATAAACCGTAAATCAAGGTTAGCATCGGCTGGACCTAAATCCATTCCCATGCTGTGATTCATCATGCCACCACCGTGATTCATCATCTGCTTATCGTTAGTATTGGTGCTGGTTGCCTTTGGTGCTTGGCTTTGGTTCTGAGAAGCAATACTAGTACAGCCTGTCATTAACCCACCTGCTGAAGCGATCGCACTAAAGGTTAACACCAAAAAGCCATTTCTCAAAGATAGCAGTTGCATAAATCTCACCTCATAGTTTCTTTCCTAATTCTATATTTACTTATTAGCTTGGCAGCCAAAAATGAAATTAGGATGAAATCTAACTTATAAATAAGTCCAGTCTCTTGTTGTTTATTTATCACTCAAGATTGTGTAAGCATCATTAACTAAGTGCATTTTTTCTTGTGCTTGTTTGAGCAGTTGCGGCTGATTTACAAACAAATCTGGATGCCATTTTTTAACTAAAGTTCGATAAGCCTGCTTTACCTCAGCCTGAGAAGCATAAGCTTTTAATCCTAAAATACCGTAGGCGCGAGTAATCTTATCTTTTTCCGTTTGGGTTTTTGGTTGGTTGGGTGCTTTATTGCTTTGAGTTGTATTTTGCTGCTTGCTAGTTTGGGAACCAGGCGTTCGCATCTCTGCTTTCATCCGCACTATTTCCTCATTGAGTTCCCAATCACGAAATTTCGCCTCCACCTCTTCTGGACGTGGGGACGGAGAAGCTTTTGGCGGTGGAGAAACAGATTCTACCCTTGTCCGAGTATTCTTAGCAGTCTTTTCCTGCTGTTGCTTAACAGCAGGATCTTTTTCCAGGGAAATTTTAACTCTCTCTGGCTGTGGTGAATATTTTCTATTAATATTCGTGTATTTTGGTATTTCTTTATAAAATTGATGATTTGAGAGTATTTTGACTTTTTCTAACTCTCGTAGCAACCCATTAAAACCATTTTGTAACTGCTGCAAACTTTCACGCTTATTAGTAAGTTCTACTGGTTCTTGGCTGAATTCAAAGCAAATTACTTTTTCAGCTTGGCGTTCATATTCAGCCAAAATAGATAAACCTTGACTGCTAAAACTAGATAAATAATCTTCAATGGCAGTTATACAAAGTTTAGCAACCTCTTGATGATAAGATTCCTTTGCTAATTGTTCGTCTTGTTTTTGGATATTTTTGTTTAACAAATAAGAAATACTTCCGACGACAGCAGCGCCAACTGGGCCGCCTAATAACCAACCAATACCACCACCAACAGCAATGGAACCAGGTTCACTCAAATCATCATTATTGTTTGGCTTTGGGGGTAATATTACTTCTGGTTCACTAGGAAAGGGAATTAATAAATCTTGCGGTCGTTCTTCTTGGAAAAACTCGTAAGCTTGATAAAGCCATTTAACCGCAGCTAATTGTAATTGATTCAGGTCTTTTTTAAAAATATTTGTTTGCCAATCTTTAAATTTATTTTCTGCTAATGCAACTGCCGCATCAGCTTGATATTTTGTAAGTAGCTTAGGTAATGATAGCCAATCGCGTAGTTCTCCTATGCTGGTAGCAAAGCCTTTATAAATTAAGTTAGCTGCTTTTTGTTTAATTTCAATTTTACTATTTTGTTTATCATTAAAAGATTTTATTTCAAGAGCAAGTGGGTCAATTTTAGTTTTTAATGAGAGTTGAATTTGAGAAGCGATCGCTTGCACTCTTGGCAAACGCACACTACCACGATTTGGTTGCAAAATCCCCACAATATTTTGCAAAGCTGTTTCAAAAGCTGCTAACCCGCTACTATTTGCAGCAGCAACATCGCCTTTTAATCTGGCTCTTAAGGCAGGTAAAGCATCAACACGATATAAATTGCTAAAACCTGGAGGTAGTTCGGCTCGAAAGCTCTCTGCAACAAACAGCAGGCGATTTTGGACTTGTTTTTGCTCGTCGGGTTCGAGTAAGTTAAGAAAATTGGCAACAAATATAACTGTTTTAATACCGCGATCTAATAACCAATCTCGTAAGTTTTCCCGTTCACCTAAAGTCATCAATTTCCGTGCATCTAGTAATTGGATAACTAAATCTGCACTCAAAAGCTGTTCTCTGACTAAATTATCTTGTTCATCTCTATCATTTGTTCCCGGTAAATCGAGAAATTCTACACCAGTTTCTAAGAAGGGATGCGGGCAAAAAACTTCTACAGATGCTACATCTTTTCGCATCTGTCTATTGCCATCAAGAATTGCAAATTGTTGTAGAATTTCTGTGCCACTGCGATAGATTTCTGTACTATCTACCAACATAATGCGAGTTCGCACATCAGATCCATACTTGACGGAAATTGATGCACCAGTGGTAGGGATTAAATCAATTGGTAAGGTGCGATTTCCTAGCATGGCATTCAGTAAGGTAGACTTGCCATGATTAAAAGGGCCAAATACCGCAATGCGAAAACTAGGATTAACTAGATGATTGCAAATGGTAATTATATCTTGATGTAATTGTGATTTGCGTTCTAAATTTAGTAACGCAGATGCAGATTTCAGAGAATCTGCTAAATCCTTATAATCTTCATACTGTTGTTGCATAATTCTTCGTTCCTAGATTCAACCTGGTAATGCAGATTATTTGGGCTGCTGCCTCACATTATTATGTTTGATACTACGCATAATTAAACATACAATAAAATCCTATTTTTATACTAATTATGTATGAGGTTGTGCCGAGATATATGAGGAACGAACCGCAAAGGACGCAAAGGGCGCAAAGAAATAGGATTAGTGAGCGATTTACTGCTCATAGTAAACTTTGCTATGACTAAAATTCTTTCCAAAAAATTAATTTATTTATATTTAATTTTTATATTTAAATACAGTTAAATTAAACATTTGCTCTTTTTTGTATTTTATTAATTTGTGTTCTTTGTGTCCTACCCTGCGCGAAGCCGCTCCGCGTCTATGCGGTTCGTTAAAAAATTTACTTTGACAAAAAGTTATGGCTTACCTCAAATGTACGTATTGCCTTATGTTTATGGGAGGCAGAACCTCCCAATAGCCATTCTCTGCTAAAAGCTGGGAACAGATGTGTTAGCTATAGTAAGCTAATAAGTTACTATACGCCGCCTCTATTTTTTGCAATTGAGCTATTACATCTTCTTGTAAGCTTTTTAAACGATTGAACTCACTCTCACGATTGATTTCGCGAGTTTGTTTCTGCTTAACTAAATTATCTAATTCAGATTTGCGAGATACAATATCATCGTTAATCCGCTTACCCACTTCTCTTTCGTAAGAATCAAAACACTCTTTCACAGCACTGTATACAACCTGAGATTGCTCATGTGCGACTTGTGGTAGATGTTTTACTAACTCTTTTTTCGCTGTTTTAACTAACTCCCTACGCGCTTGATCTGCTTGCAAAAATCCTACTCCTAAGCCTAGCAATGCAAACCCGATTGGGCCAAGCAAAATACCCGTCACTGCTGTAATTATCCCGCCAATACCAATTACAGTGAAGTAGTTTAACAAGATATTTTTCCAATCAAATCCAGCTCCGGCTAGTGCAAAACCAGCCAAATTTCCTTTAGATAAGGATAACAATCCCATTGCCCATTTTGCCCAGGCCGGAGAATTATCTTCTTCAGCAGTAGTAGTGGTATGTACCTTTACGTCTTGTCCGGTGAGCTTTTCTGTAATTTGATCTGTGATTTGATTGTAAGACGCGCCATATTGTGCGGCACTGCGAGAAAGTTCTTTAAAAGCTGTATTAATATCTTTTTCAGCAGTCAATGTCCAAGCAGCAGATTTGTCAGTGATATATTGCTCAAAGGCTTTTTGCAGTGCGATGTTAAATGCTTCTCGTTTCCCACTACTGAGGAAATCAAATAAATTTAATTCTGGCTGATAGCGTAAGAAGTCGTTTTCAAAGGTATTACCTAAGTTTAAAACGTAACTGCGGAAAGATTCAGAAATCGTTCTTGCTTGAGTGTCTCTGGTATTGATAATTTCTTTTTGGAATTCATCTCGAATACCTGTGAGTTTATTAAACTCAGGTTCTACTGAATCAATCCGTTTTTTCAATTCATTTACATCTTGGTCAAGTAATGGTATTCGTCTAGCAACTGCTTCGCGGGTATGATTGCAGGCAAGTCTAGCTAAGGTTCTGACTTGACGGAGTTCTGCGATCGCACGTTCTCTGGTAAGAAAAGTATTAAGGGCTTCCATAAACTTCGGAAAGCCAGTCCCGTCTAAATCAGCTTGCGAGTTCTTCAACCGTCGTCTGAGTGCTTGAATTGACGAAAGCTCAAACACTCTTTCGTCATAAATATTCTGACCTTCTACAGTGCAATATTCTGCTAAATTGGCGTTAAATACTTGCCGTAATCTATTCTCAGATGCTTGTAATTCTTCAACATCATCAGGATCAATCAATGATTCTCGCACCTGATCCCAAGCGTTAACTAAGAAGAAAACCGTCAACCCTCGACCTTTAATATAATTTTCTAGGTAGCGACGCTCACCCAAGGTACAAGGTTGAGAAGCTCTCATCACAAACAAAATTGCATGACAGTTATTTACATAACCCAAAGATAATTCGTTTCGCGCTTCTGTATCATTCAATCCTGGGCTATCGACAATTTCAATTCCCTTTTCTAGTAGCGTTAAGGGATACTCAACTATTGCATAATCAACATCAGGAAAGGCTTGTTTTTTCTCCTGCTCTAGTTTTTTAGCTTCAGCCGGATCGATGGTATATTTATATTTAAAGTTTTGGAAATCTAATTGTTGCGGACTTTTACCATCATTAAAATGAATGGTAACTTTCTTTTCTGGGCCATAGCGTAAAACTGTTAAAACTGCGGTACAAGGGTTAACGTCGCTCGGTAATAAGTTTTCACCAATTAAGGCGTTAAGAAACGTACTTTTACCGCGTTTCATATCGCCCAAGACTAAAAGCCGAAATACACCTTGGCGAAGGTTTTTACTAGCTACTGTAATATCTTCAATATCTCGCTCTAAGCTGAGTTTTCCTGATGAATAATCCCCAGCCAATTCAGCTTTATTAATTGTTTCAGCCAATTGACTCAAACATACAGACATCTCCGATCGCACTTGAGCAACCCGCTCTAAATCTTGGATAAATCTGTCAGTTGCTACCTGATTTGTCATAAAATTTAGACCTTAATTAAAGATTGTTTTTTTTAGATTCCAAAAATAGTTTGTAAGACACCCACCCCATAGCACCAACAATAATAAACCCAGCCAATACTGAGGCTATTTTGACTGCAACTAGCGCTACCACACCAAGAGCAAACAGCTTTCCACCCAGAATCAGTTTTTTCATCCAAGATTTATGATCTGGTTGATGTTTCACGGTTTGATGAAAAGCCGCATCGGTAGTATGGATGTCAGTTTCCATTTCCCGAAGTCGCAATTCAACTTCTCGTTCTCGTAATGTGCGTTCTCGATGTTGAAGTTCTTTTTGGCGATCCCTTTCAGATGTCATCAGTGTTCATCCCGTCTAAGACAATGAAAAGATGTCAGCATTTACTTATCAATCATGCTGTATACTAACTTACGTAAATATTTAGTAACCCCAGTAAAATTACTATTCAAATGCGATCATGGGATGCCTGCGGCGGGCTACGCTTACGCAATGGGCATCATTCACTGTAAATGATGCCTAATTTTTGTTGGTTACGCCGTCTGTTTAGAAGTTGCTTTTAAGTCTGCGGTCGATTTTAACCGGGTGATGGTGGCTTTACGAATGCGATCGCTCTTGCGTACCCCGCCTGTCATCTCGTATTCCCGGCTATCTTTGCCATACTTCAACACCACACCACTAACTAAGCGTTCTGAGGTTTCGCAAATGCTCTTTTCAAGGGTTTCTATTTTTGCCTTTGCCGAGTCAAGGGTAGTTAGCATCATATTATACTGGTCAATTTGGTTGCGGAGTTGGCCGGTTAACTGGATTAAATTGTTTAAACTGATAGAATCACCAAAGTCGAGGCTGGAATCAATCGATTTAAATCCGATTACTCTCTTTTCGGTTTTTTCTAGCACGGAAGAGCTTCTTGTTTTGCGTGGCATCAATGCACACCTTTTACTAAACTTATCTTTCTAGAGTGTCTCAATGAGACAATGTAGCGGTTCAGTATAGCTTGCAAAAAAAGGTGTTTTTTTTAATAAGATTGGATTACTAGCTCAGTAATTGCACGATGCTAGATAAGAAATTGTTGAGAATGGGCTTGTGTTCTGACAGAATGGACTTGTATTTTGACAGAATGGACTTGTATTTTGACAGAATGGACTTGTGTTCTGACAGAATGGACTTGTATTTTGACAGAATGGACTTGTGTTCTGGCTGAATGGACTTGCGTTCTGGCTGAATGGACTTGCGTTTTGACAGAATGGACTTGTGTTCTGAACGAATATAACAATCAATATAGCTACAGCCCTAACAACAGCAAAGATTTGCCCCATCTGTCCTGATTTTATAGTTGAACTGCGATCGCATCAATGCAGTATCTTCGCCAGTCACGCGATTAGTAGCAGCTTATCGGCGATAATTTCGGGAAAAAGGTGATAATACGGTGAAGGTTACTATGGAAACTCCTGCTGTCAGCCATGTCCCTAAACTTTACCTTCGCCCTCAGTCAACAGCAAACTTTTGAACTGCGCTGTGATTATGGCTCACGTCGCCTGGATCAAACGGAGTTGGCAGCGCTAATTGATTCGTGTGAGCAAAATTATTATGCTCAACAACAAGATTATTTACCCTATCTCACCCAGTTGGGACGGCAACTTTATCAATGGCTGGATGGTAAAGAAGGATGGTTGAGAAAGGCGCTGGATGAGGCGGATGAGCAAACGATTAATCTAGATTTGATTAAAACCAGCGAAGCGCAGGGGTTGAACCCAGAAACAGAACGGGTGGCGTTGGGTTTGGCACATTTGCCTTGGGAATTGCTAAATGATGGTGCAGAGTTTTTAATAGAACGCCAGAATCTTTCCGTCTTACCAGTGCGTTTTGTGCAGCAACGTCAAACCCAAGTGATTGGGGTACAAAATCGCCCATTGCGGTTGCTGTTTATGGCAACTTCACCGGAAGATCCCAGAGTTGCGCTACTAGGGTTTGAGCAGGAAGAAGCAAATATTTTGCAAGCAACTAAGGATCAACCTTTGGCGTTGATTGTTGAGGAAAGCGGCTCGGTTGCAGAGTTGGCTAATTTGGTGCAATCCTATCCAGAAGACTATTTTGATGTCTTTCACCTCACGGGACACGGGATAATTTACACCAAAAATTACAGCTTTTTGCTGCCAAAAGGTGCAACACTCCCAGATAATACACCTTGCTTTATCACTGAGGATGAAGTGGGGAATATGCAACTTACTACCGTCAATGATTTAGCTAAAGCCTTTCGCGGACGCTGGCCGCGTATAACTTTTCTCTCTGGTTGTCATACGGGACAGGTTGCTAATAAGGGGACAGTACCATCGATGGCGCAAGCGTTGGTGAAAGCAGGGGCAGGTATAGTTTTAGGTTGGGCGCGTCCGGTGTATGACCGCACAGGTATTGTAGCGGCACAGGCACTATATCAAGCTTTGGCGACGGGGGCAACTGTTGAAGAAGCGGTCAAAGCGGCGCAGCAGGAAATGATTGAGCAAAAATGCACCGACTGGCATCTGTTGCGGATGTATCGGGATACGCGCCCTATTGCCGAACTGGTGACACCTCTGAGAACAAGAAATCGTGAAAGGCTGACGTTTACAGCGCCAGAGCAAGAATTTCTGGATGAGAATAATCAAGTTAAAGTTGCGAGTCGGTTTGAATTTGTCGGACGCAGACGACCTTTGCAACGATGTCTCAAGGCTTTGCAAGAAACCAGCGATCAAATCGGGGTGTTTATTGCCGGGATGGGGGGACTGGGGAAAAGTACCCTGGCGGCGCGGTTATGTACGCGGGTGGAGATGCAGCGTGATAATTTTGCGCGAGTCGTGGTAATTGGGCCTTTGGATGAGATAGGTTTACTGACTAAGCTTTCTAATAAGTTTGAGCGGTTTGCAGATGTGCCCGCACTTTTGAATGAACCAAAAGTGTCTCTGAAAGGACGGTTGCAAAACTTTTTTGCAGCAATAGAAAAAGAACACAACCAACCCTTGCTGTTGGTGCTGGATGACTTTGAGCAAAATATCCCCGTTAAAGATGGCTCACTGCGGATGACGGCGGAAGCTTACGATATTTTAGGGGCGATTTGTGCGGCATTGGAAGAAAACGGGGCAGAAAGTCGCCTGATTGTCACCTGTCGTTATTTGAAAGAAGACACTTTGCCACCTCATCGTCTGCATTTGGAATCTTTGGCAGAGATGAGCAGCAGTGATATTGATAAAATCTGCTTTCCTTTAGATAAAGAAGTTAGGCAGCAGTTAAAAACTCAGAGGATTATCCACATTGCTGATGGTAATCCCCGGTTGCTGAAGTGGTTGTTAGAGGTGATTCAGCAACCAGGAATAGCGGCGGATGAATTATTGAATCGGCTGGAGGCGACTGAGCAGAAATTCCGCGAAAATATCTTGGCACAAACTCTGCTGGATGCATTGGAACCGGAAGAACAAAAGTTTCTCGCACGCTTGAGTGTGTTTAATTTGCCCGTTACTGTTGAAATCATTAACGCCATCTCCCCCTCTGTTGCTTCTCTGCAAAAGCTTGTCAGCCTCAGCTTAGTTGAGTCTGCCACCACTCACCCCACCCAGCCAGCTAATTATCGGGTGACGACAATTTTAGAATCGTTGCTAGAAACAGTGTTGATTCAGGAAGAATGGCAAGTAACGCGACAGCAAGCGGTGAGGGAAATCCATCAAGTTTGGTGGGAGGAAAATGACAACCCCACGGAAGCAGAAGCACTGGAAATTGTACGTTTGGGATTGCTGGCGAAAGAGCAGGAGATTGCTGTCAGCGTTGGACATAGCATTGCCAGCAATTGGGTGAACGATTCCCGCTTTGTGGAAGCTTTGGAGTTATGTAAGCAAGTTCTGGCAGTTTTTCAAGATTACCGCATCTTGGGAACCATTGCCCCTGCTGAAGAAGTTTTGGGTTTTGTGCAAGAGGCTGTTACCCATTATCAGCAAGCTTTAGACCTTTGCCCTGAAGAAGAATTGCAAGAAAAAGCCGCTACCCTCAACAATATGGCACAGGTAATCGCCCAACAAGGGGACATCCCAAAAGCGATCGCACTCTGGGAGCAATCCTTGGAAATAAAAGAGCAGATTGGCGATGTCAAAGGTAAAGCCGCTACCCTCAACAACATGGCACTGGTATTCGCCGACCAAGGGGACATCCCAAAAGCGATCGCACTTTGGGAGCAATCCTTGGAAATAAAAGAGCAGATTGGCGATGTCAAAGGTAAAGCCACTACCCTCAACAACATGGCACTGGTATTCGCCGACCAAGGGGACATCCCAAAAGCGATCGCACTCTGGGAGCAAGACTTGGAAATATCTGAGCAGATTGGCGATGTCAAAGGTAAAGCCGCTACCCTCAACAACATGGCACAGGTATTCGCCGACCAAGGGGACATCCCAAAAGCGATCGCACTCTGGGAGCAATCCTTGGAAATAACTGAGCAGATTGGCGATGTCAAAGGTAAAGCCGCTACCCTCAACAACATGGCACAGGTAATCGCCCAACAAGGGGACATCCCAAAAGCGATCGCACTCTGGGAGCAATCCTTGGAAATAAAAGAGCAGATTGGCGATGTCAAAGGTAAAGCCGCTACCCTCAACAACATGGCACTGGTAATCGCCCAACAAGGGGACATCCCAAAAGCGATCGCACTCTGGGAGCAATCCTTGGAAATATCTGAGCAGATTGGCGATGTCAAAGGTAAAGCCGCTACCCTCAACAACATGGCACAGGTAATCGCCGACCAAGGGGACATCCCAAAAGCGATCGCACTCTGGGAGCAATCCTTGGAAATAAAAGAGCAGATTGGCGATGTCAAAGGTAAAGCCGCTACCCTCAACAACATGGCACAGGTAATCGCCGACCAAGGGGACATCCCAAAAGCGATCGCACTCTGGGAGCAATCCTTGGAAATAAAAGAGCAGATTGGCGATGTCAAAGGTAAAGCCGCTACCCTCAACAACATGGCACAGGTAATCGCCGACCAAGGGGACATCCCAAAAGCGATCGCACTCTGGGAGCAATCCTTGGAAATATCTGAGCAGATTGGCGATGTCAAAGGTAAAGCCGCTACCCTCAACAACATGGCACAGGTAATCGCCGACCAAGGGGACATCCCAAAAGCGATCGCACTCTGGGAGCAATCCTTGGAAATAACTGAGCAGATTGGCGATGTCAAAGGTAAAGCCGCTACCCTCAACAACATGGCACAGGTAATCGCCCAACAAGGGGACATCCCAAAAGCGATCGCACTCTGGGAGCAATCCTTGGAAATAAAAGAGCAGATTGGCGATGTCAAAGGTAAAGCCGCTACCCTCAACAACATGGCACTGGTAATCGCCCAACAAGGGGACATCCCAAAAGCGATCGCACTCTGGGAGCAATCCTTGGAAATAAAAGAGCAGATTGGCGATGTCAAAGGTAAAGCCGCTACCCTCAACAACATGGCACAGGTATTCGCCGACCAAGGGGACATCCCAAAAGCGATCGCACTCTACGAACAAGTTGTTTCCACACTTGCACAAATAAGTGCATACAGTGATTTGGTAACAGTTCTGAGTAATTTAGGCTTAACGGATGAAAGTAACGGTTTGGTTTATCTAGCTCAAGCAATGTGGCTAACGCTGAGGATTCAAGCCCCTTTATCACAAACCATTCGGTTGATTAATTCTTTATATAATAGAGTGCCTCAAGGCGATGAACTAGAAGCTTTGCTAGGAGCAACGGCAATGTTCTTTTGCAACTACCGAGGTGAAGGTCATCCCCAGTTAGAGGAACTCCAAGAACTTAGTGTCAACATTATATCAGGGGCGGCAGTTGCCCAAGGAATTGAAACGCCGGAAGCTTTTCAAGCTTGGTATGTCCAGCAACGGCTCAATAATCATGAATATTTCCTCCCTCGACTCAATCAACGCTTAGAGGAGATAGTTGGCGATGAGTGGTTGTTTGACCGCAGTCAAGTTTCAATGGGTGAATAAGGGGAAATGCGATCGCGTTAATCTTAATGATTTTTGTTGGCTTGCTCAGAAAGGAGATGCGATGAAGATAAGGAAAATGCGATCGCGTTAATCTTAAATTAATCGCTCACAATCTAACCAACTTATGCAGTCGTTCAATTTCCTCTACTAGATGCGATATGGAATCTCAACTAATACAGAGTTCTCCCGACATCCTTTCTGGTACACCCGTTTTCTATGGAACTCGCGTACCAGTACAAACATTGATTGATTATCTCGAAGCAGGCGATCGCCTTGATGACTTTCTAGAAGATTTTCCCACTGTGAGCCGCGCACAGGCAACAGCGTTTCTCGAATCACTCTGCTGTAAAAGCAAATACCGCCCTTAATGCTTCTGAGGTGAGAGTAGGATAATTTTCTAGCACTTGTTGTTTTGTCCATCCCGCAGCAAACAAACCCAATAAGAACTCTACAGATAAACGAGTTTCTTTAACAGTCGGCTTACCCAGCAGAATTTTAGGATCTGAATGAATGTACTGTTTCCAGTCCATAGTTTATACTCCGACTAAGCTAAAGCTATTGTTGCACAGTATGATTATTGCTGGATTGCTGAGTGGGGAATCGCGCTACTC
This window contains:
- a CDS encoding DUF433 domain-containing protein, with the protein product MESQLIQSSPDILSGTPVFYGTRVPVQTLIDYLEAGDRLDDFLEDFPTVSRAQATAFLESLCCKSKYRP
- a CDS encoding DUF433 domain-containing protein, which translates into the protein MDWKQYIHSDPKILLGKPTVKETRLSVEFLLGLFAAGWTKQQVLENYPTLTSEALRAVFAFTAE